TGACACCTATGGATCGCCATGCAGGTTGAGTGTATAGATGAAACATCCTCCGCCCAACCTCCGCCAGTAATCCAAGACCGCTCTCACATAGTTACCGCAACGAGACCAGCTGGGCTGTCGGCTGAAGCACCAAGTTACTTCTTCTCCACCACGCACCCCCCTCAACACGCCACCTTCACATATCCGCGCCCGTAACCCGCAGCCGAGCGAGCCGTTCGGACTAGGATGGCAAAGCGGGCTAAAATTTTTGTTTTGTTTCGCAAGTTTCAAAACACCGTCAACAGCACGGGCATCCCGGCGACTAGCGTTTTGGATACTGTATCTCCACCAATGGCGCTCTCGTGACCGAAATTATCTCTTGGCAAACACGTTATTGTCGTTCATGCCTCGGACGTTTGACGCCCACAAACTGCTGACGGAAGTGACAGCCCGCGCGGCGAACAGGTTCACTTGAGTCGAAAAACACCATGGGTCTGTGAAACTCTGTCCCGATACGTCTCCGCTCTGCGCGTACGGAAAGGGTTGCCTTGCGAGTGGGACATTGCGTTGCCTTGTTTGGAAAACCGTGCCTCAGGCGTAAACAGGTTAAAGTAGCATAAGGCTGCTGTTATTttctcctcttcttctccactGCGCTTCCAATTCACTTTCAAGCTCTCTCACCTTCGTTTTTTTCTCAAACTCATATCTTCGTCGATCGTTGATTTGCATTCGTTTCAAAAGACACAGGATGTCTCTTTACACTATTTTCTCTGCGGGCCTGCTCGCTCACGTCGCAAGCGCATACACACAAGTCAACGTACCGTCTCCTTTTATGCAAAAGAACGTCGATCCTATTGTCTTCCCCGGACAGTTCGACAAATCGCATCTCCACTCATTTTACGGCTCCGACGCCGTAGTTGCTGGCACAAAGACCAGTGCTGAGCTCCAAAAGGGCTGCACAAACGCCGATAACCCTAATGACCTTTCTGTCTACTGGGTACCCACATTCCTCTACACCGCCGATGGAAAGACATATAACCCCGTCCCCGTCGGCCGATTCAGTGCATACTACAACCTAGGCGAGACACCCGCCGAGGTCCCCATCCCACAGGACGTGCAGATGGTTGCTGGAAAGTCTGGTGCCACTACCCAAGGTGCCATGGACCCTAATGCAAAGGCAACCTGGTTCTGCGAGGGTGACGACGCCATCCCCGCTGACGCCAACGGCTTCCCCAGCAAAGCCTGCTCCACACATCTCCAGCAACTCCTCTACTTCCCCCAGTGTGTCGACACTACGACACTCAAGACGGCCTACAAAGACAGGGCGAACGGCACACCCAACTGGTGCCCTGCTGGCATGAAATCGATGCCCCAACTCCGCTTCTCCATCCGCTACGATCTCCGCAAAGTCCTACCGAAAGGCTGGTCTGGCACCGCGCCTGTGAAGCTGGCTTGTGGTGCCGCGTGGTGCTCACACGGCGACTTTATCAACGGATGGACTGAAGAGTCTGCCAAGAACATGGTTGGTACTACCAGCGAGAAGCAGCATTTTGCTGCCGTCACTGGTTCCAAGAAGGCTTCCAACTGCAAGGCTACGGATGCGGATCCCAGCCACGGTACTAGCGATTATGCTAAGAGCGTAGCTGTTATGTCGAAGCGGAGCGTTGAAGCTCTGGGCTGGGAGACTAGGTCAAGGCTGGCGCGTCTGGTTCAAGACTCGTAAGTTGTCAGGGGCTGTGGAGTTGCGATGATCTTCTTGTATATATGTATATATTACCACAGAAGCCCCGATCTGGGTAAAGACAATGTTCGTGCTGCGGTTAGATGCAGCCTATAAACGTATTATTTATTCTCATCATTAGAACCTGAGATTGCGAAGCTTTGAACGTGTATATGTGATCGACAATTTGCAAGCCGGCGTAATGTTGGTGTTGTGCCATTGTTTCGTCTTCCCCGTTCATGGCAACTGCTGATTGCGAACAAGGCAGATATATAGTGATTATTTCATTATAGCTCATAACAGTCTACATCACTATCGCGTGATAGCATTTAGTGCAGGAACTCAGTGAAGAAGTTCACAGCACTCCTCTTAGCCCTTTCCAGTCCGTTCTTTTGTTGCTCATCGCTGGGGTCACCACGCGCAGCAAAGCCGTGGTTCAGGCCCGGGAAGTAAACGTACTCCCACTGCACACCAGTCTTGGGCAGTATCTCCAAAGTAGCCTTCTTCAATTCCTCCGTGTACATGGCGTCATGCTCTGGGCTCAGAACCTGAACGGGAACCTTGACGGCCTCAATCTCGGACTTTTCTAGCATCGAGGGGTGTGCGGTGGAGACGGCGTCGATGAGCGAGGGGTCGGCGGCGAGCTTGAAGCAAGCCCAGCCACCGTAGCAGAAGCCCACGGCAGCGACCTTCTTGTACTGTGACTTGAGGGTCTGAGCGTGCTGCTTGATCTCGGGCCAGCGAATGTCCTTGTTGTTGCGACCGATGAAAGCCATGACGTCGAAGTTCTTTTGCTTCTCGGGGTTGGACATGGCATCGGGGTCTACGACTTCGCCACCAAAGCTACACAATGGCTGTTAGTCGGGGCCGATGGAATTGCGAGGTGTGCTACTTACACGTCAGGTACGTAGACAGTCGCATTAGCCTCCTTCGCATAATGGTCTGCCAGTAGACGGATGTTGGGGAGAGTCCAGCCGAAGATGTCGGTTATGATGAGGATCGCGGCATCCTTGTTATCGCCCGTCACGTAGGTGTCGATGTTGTCGAGCTTGGTTTCCTTACCAACGGACTTGCCGTCCCATTGGAAACCCTTCTTGCAGTTTTCGCAGGACATCTTCAAGGATAAGTTTGTTTGAGATTGGGAATTTCCTATCGCGTCGGGATCTGGAGGCCATGGCGGGGCCGGCAGCTCTTAAGTCCTGAAGCTTCAAGTGGGGTTGTCGCAAACTCCTCTGCCGTCATCGCCGGCCTGTAAAGGAATCTGGTCCGGGGATATGGCCGATAAAACGATGCCACCAATCATGATGCTAGGGTACTACGTTGTGACCCCTTGTACTTCCTACATACGTATTATGATTTACGTACGTACCCCGATGTTGTGGTGGTGGAAGATTGCCGAAGATAGCGCGTGCCGGATTTTAAACATTTGCGAGGTTAAACCCGACCTCAATCGCCGACTTTCTCCGAAGCCTAGAGGTTAGATGCCTTCTGCCTTGATTGAATTACCGCGGAAACCGTATCATTAGTCAACCTGACAATGTTTGAAAACAGTTATTGCTGAAAGCGCAGAATGAAACTGCCAGGTGCTGTATCAGCCAGTTCATGGCTGGGGAAGTTGTAGACGAAGAACCGAGACTGTGGTATGGATCACAAGAAGTTGACGTGAACAGATCGTGAATTAGCATATGCTGCGCTACATGGCCAAAGGACCGGTCGGCCTACTCATACTCCGTATGCATAAGAATACCGCTGGACAGACTCACGACGCTTTTTGAGAATCTCTGCATCAACTGGCTCGTCCCCGCAAAGGGGCCGATGGACGCGCACTCCATAACGGGACCTTTCATAAATAATCATGAAAGAATTGCCTAAAATGGGTACTGGTACATTTTGGTTTTGGCCCACCAAGATTTCAGGTGGTCTCAGGTCCCTTGTCGAAACCAAGCTACAATCCAATGCGTTGGAATGACATGAATTGAGGCCACAAAGAGCTGCGCATCATTGCTGAGTGCCCATCTCGCGCCGCGAAACTCCCCACCACTCAGTAAAGGCCAGACGCGGTAGTTGCCTTTGGCATCTCGGGTTGTAAACTCAGCTTTTGAGCCGCTTTTGAGGTGATGTATGATTCTTCCATACTCGGCGTCCGTTGGGTAATCTTGTAACTGTATGGCATAGATCTCATGGAATTGGCCGTCTATAGACGTGTCTTTGCCATCAGGCATTGGTATATGCCCCAGTATATTAGTTTCCCACGAGAATCCTAGTTCGGCATGTGGCTCGTTTATATCCCAGAGCGGCTCTTCGCAAGGTCCCCTAACGAACATATAGTAGCCGTGTGCGACTTCGTGGACCACAACTGTGGCGAACATGAACATTCTCCTATAACGCTCTGCTGCACTCACCACGTTTGATGTGCGGAAGAATCTGGAGAAGCCTCGTGCAAAAGAGATACAGGTTTTGCTCAGGCCTTAATTGGATAGAACAGCTGGAAAGTCTGCGCGACTGAACTCGTGAAAATAAGGTAATCTTTCTTTACAGTTATATGTGGTGCCCCACTGGCTTCCACTGTAGTTGTGAGGGGCGAACATGAAACAGTTTACTTTACCAAATTCATGCATGTTCGCTTTGACAACGTCAAGTGCCCCGTGAGTATTATTTTCTAAGTAAAAGTTCCTGGCGATATAGCTTTGGCCGATCGTGTTTACATAAACGTTTCCGAAAGTCAGATGAGCGAACTAGAATAGCGGGGCGTCTTCCGTAAGCCATAGTGAGGTTAGCTGCAATGCAGGCCGCATATTCTCATACAAATCGTTTATATTCTGTCCTGAACCAGTAGCCTAGCGATCGATTCCGAACATGGGGTGAATCTTGTTCGCGAGGGAAGGAAAAGCAAAGTTTCCGCTTTCTCTATACCTTTTCAGATGCTTATCAAACTCTCTCTGGACGCCACGAAGAAAATCGTTGGCAGACATGGTATAACAGTATATCGCTAGGATTCGGAATCTGTGGCATCTGCTTGCGAGATTTCAAGGCTTCGAGATCTTCAGCTATGCCTAGGTAGATATCGATGAAGAGAAAAAGGTTATTTGTTAAATAGCCGTCAGACCGTAGGGCGTGTAAAGCGGCCTTTGCTTAGAGTTTAGAAAAAATACGCGTATGTATTGACGTAGTAGGCCGCTGAAGTGACCGACGTGATCGACGCTGTTTTGCTGCGTACAGAACAGTCACAATAGAGGCGTATCGTGTGGCTGATGTGTTGGCACACTGCGGTATCGAATTAGCTTTCCTATATACGCCAGCATATCGTATCCTCATTGCACTGAGGTGTATTGTAATTCCG
This sequence is a window from Pyrenophora tritici-repentis strain M4 chromosome 4, whole genome shotgun sequence. Protein-coding genes within it:
- a CDS encoding DUF1996 multi-domain protein encodes the protein MSLYTIFSAGLLAHVASAYTQVNVPSPFMQKNVDPIVFPGQFDKSHLHSFYGSDAVVAGTKTSAELQKGCTNADNPNDLSVYWVPTFLYTADGKTYNPVPVGRFSAYYNLGETPAEVPIPQDVQMVAGKSGATTQGAMDPNAKATWFCEGDDAIPADANGFPSKACSTHLQQLLYFPQCVDTTTLKTAYKDRANGTPNWCPAGMKSMPQLRFSIRYDLRKVLPKGWSGTAPVKLACGAAWCSHGDFINGWTEESAKNMVGTTSEKQHFAAVTGSKKASNCKATDADPSHGTSDYAKSVAVMSKRSVEALGWETRSRLARLVQDS
- a CDS encoding Dienelactone hydrolase, whose protein sequence is MSCENCKKGFQWDGKSVGKETKLDNIDTYVTGDNKDAAILIITDIFGWTLPNIRLLADHYAKEANATVYVPDVFGGEVVDPDAMSNPEKQKNFDVMAFIGRNNKDIRWPEIKQHAQTLKSQYKKVAAVGFCYGGWACFKLAADPSLIDAVSTAHPSMLEKSEIEAVKVPVQVLSPEHDAMYTEELKKATLEILPKTGVQWEYVYFPGLNHGFAARGDPSDEQQKNGLERAKRSAVNFFTEFLH